In Zunongwangia profunda SM-A87, the following proteins share a genomic window:
- a CDS encoding SusC/RagA family TonB-linked outer membrane protein has product MKYLHTKIVLFALIVLIGLELSAQTEEQIALEAHILNENREPIEGVLVQSEQDGTFAITNDSGEFSIDVSPGALLKISADGFVTTTITAEEYQNEIILIKSGDGNVQTAYRKVDEEDIIAGGTSFVNLPEILEKNYTTYSLDGINAFIGGFNGGNIWGMSDYLVLIDGVPRNPDSALPVEIEQISFLKGITATALYGSRAAQGVIYITTKKGTIGKQQIDVRVDAGLFVPKRYPKYLGSAEYMTLYNEARENDGLSPLYSEETIFNHASGNNTFRYPNINFYSDEYLKKAYERYDATLQISGGNENARYYTDVGFYRIGNQIDFGEAKNNKTERFNIRGNVDLKINDWIKASLGANAIYYNGRGVNNANDQNYWESAATTRPNRFSPLIPIDQISANNTAAQVLAQNSSNIVDGRFLLGGTQLDQTNSFAAIYAGGYNTYTSREFQFNTSVDADLERAIKGLTFNAMFGVDYSTSYNQSYNNQYAVYQANWVNTNGRDEIGSLTRYGQDATNGIQNISNSAYQQTLSFSSQLNYKTKFDKDQHFSAMLVAGGWQQTFSGEYHRLSSANLGLQLSYDYKSKYYFLFNQGIVHSARFAEGERTGYSPTATVAWKLGREDFLANSSIVDDLELSVSAGILSTDMGLDINEYYLYQNVYTQTDGAWFSWRDGALTRSTDSRQGGNPDLTFAKRKEINVEVKGSLFNNTLDIQTAFFLNRMKGNIIQASVLYPSYFSTGYPNSSFIPYINYNNDDRVGIDFDVTYKNKVGNIDFAIGMAGIYYDTEAARRAEMFENDYQYREGTPLDGMWGLRSNGLFANEEEIANAPSQEALGDVAPGDIRYIDQNGDGIINDQDQVYLGKAGWNGAPFSAGLHVSATWKNFTFFALATGQAGAQAMKDNSYFWIDGEDKYSITVRDRWTRETANTATFPRLTTQNASNNYRASDYWLYSTDRIDLAKVQLSYDLPSSILGDGLFKNFNIYISGANLLTISSEPELMELNIGDAPRTRFYNLGVKALF; this is encoded by the coding sequence ATGAAATACTTACATACAAAAATTGTCTTGTTTGCTTTAATTGTTCTTATTGGACTCGAGCTAAGCGCTCAGACCGAAGAGCAAATAGCTTTGGAGGCTCATATTTTGAATGAAAATAGAGAACCTATTGAAGGTGTTTTGGTTCAAAGTGAGCAGGACGGTACTTTTGCAATTACTAATGATTCCGGTGAATTCTCAATTGATGTGAGCCCAGGAGCACTTTTAAAAATCTCGGCAGATGGTTTTGTAACAACAACCATAACAGCAGAAGAGTACCAAAATGAGATTATACTTATTAAATCTGGTGACGGGAACGTACAAACTGCTTATCGTAAAGTAGATGAAGAAGATATTATAGCCGGAGGGACTTCATTTGTTAATCTACCAGAAATTCTTGAGAAGAATTATACCACCTATAGTTTGGATGGGATCAATGCTTTTATTGGAGGTTTTAATGGAGGTAATATTTGGGGGATGAGTGATTATCTCGTTCTTATTGATGGAGTGCCCAGAAATCCGGACAGTGCTTTGCCGGTTGAAATAGAGCAAATAAGCTTTTTAAAAGGAATTACCGCAACGGCTTTATACGGTAGCCGGGCAGCGCAAGGGGTGATCTATATTACCACGAAAAAAGGAACAATAGGAAAGCAACAAATTGATGTACGCGTTGATGCCGGTTTGTTTGTTCCCAAGCGCTATCCCAAGTATTTAGGTTCCGCAGAATATATGACGCTTTATAACGAGGCCCGTGAAAATGATGGCTTGTCACCTTTATATTCTGAGGAAACTATATTCAATCACGCCTCTGGGAATAATACATTTAGATATCCAAATATCAATTTTTATAGCGATGAATATTTAAAAAAGGCTTATGAACGCTATGACGCCACCTTACAAATTTCTGGAGGTAATGAAAATGCACGTTATTATACCGATGTAGGTTTCTATAGAATCGGCAATCAGATTGATTTTGGTGAGGCCAAAAACAACAAAACCGAGCGTTTTAATATACGCGGAAATGTAGACTTAAAAATTAATGACTGGATAAAGGCCTCTTTAGGAGCAAATGCAATCTACTACAATGGGCGCGGAGTAAATAATGCCAATGATCAGAATTATTGGGAGAGTGCGGCAACTACAAGACCCAATCGCTTTTCGCCACTTATTCCCATAGATCAAATTTCAGCAAATAATACTGCTGCACAAGTGCTCGCACAAAACAGTTCTAATATTGTGGACGGCAGATTTTTACTGGGTGGTACACAGCTTGATCAAACCAACTCTTTCGCGGCGATTTATGCAGGAGGGTACAATACCTATACCAGCAGGGAATTTCAATTCAATACTTCGGTAGATGCAGATCTGGAACGTGCAATTAAGGGATTAACTTTTAATGCAATGTTTGGTGTTGATTATTCCACCTCATACAACCAATCCTATAATAATCAGTATGCGGTGTACCAGGCTAATTGGGTAAATACAAACGGAAGGGATGAGATTGGTAGCTTAACCAGATACGGTCAGGACGCCACGAACGGAATTCAAAACATTAGCAACAGTGCCTATCAGCAAACCCTGTCTTTTTCCAGTCAGCTAAATTATAAGACGAAGTTTGATAAAGATCAACATTTCTCGGCAATGTTGGTGGCAGGAGGCTGGCAGCAAACATTTTCAGGGGAATATCACCGGTTGAGTAGTGCAAATCTTGGACTTCAGCTTTCGTACGATTATAAAAGCAAATATTACTTCCTGTTTAATCAGGGCATTGTGCACTCTGCAAGATTTGCAGAAGGAGAGCGCACAGGGTATTCTCCTACCGCTACAGTTGCATGGAAGCTAGGTCGTGAAGATTTTTTAGCCAATTCTTCGATTGTTGATGATTTAGAACTTTCAGTGTCTGCCGGAATATTGAGTACCGATATGGGATTAGATATTAATGAATATTATTTATATCAAAATGTCTATACCCAAACAGATGGGGCCTGGTTTAGCTGGAGAGATGGAGCGCTTACACGATCTACCGATTCCAGACAGGGAGGGAATCCAGATTTAACTTTTGCGAAAAGAAAGGAAATTAATGTAGAGGTTAAAGGTTCGTTGTTCAATAATACCCTGGATATTCAGACGGCTTTCTTCCTAAATAGAATGAAAGGTAATATTATACAGGCATCTGTTTTATACCCAAGTTATTTTTCAACGGGATATCCTAATAGTTCGTTTATTCCCTATATCAACTATAATAATGATGATCGGGTAGGAATTGATTTTGATGTAACCTATAAAAATAAAGTAGGTAATATTGATTTTGCGATAGGTATGGCCGGTATTTACTATGATACTGAGGCAGCAAGGCGTGCTGAGATGTTTGAAAATGACTATCAGTATCGCGAAGGAACTCCGCTGGATGGAATGTGGGGGCTTCGTAGTAATGGCCTTTTTGCCAATGAAGAAGAAATTGCCAATGCGCCCAGTCAGGAAGCTTTAGGTGATGTTGCTCCCGGTGATATTAGATATATTGATCAAAACGGGGATGGTATTATCAATGATCAGGATCAGGTTTATCTGGGCAAAGCAGGATGGAATGGGGCACCGTTTTCAGCGGGATTACACGTAAGCGCCACCTGGAAGAATTTTACCTTTTTTGCTCTGGCTACAGGTCAGGCTGGAGCGCAGGCAATGAAAGATAATTCGTATTTCTGGATTGACGGGGAAGATAAATATTCAATAACAGTAAGAGATCGATGGACCCGCGAAACTGCAAATACAGCCACGTTCCCAAGGCTTACAACCCAAAATGCTTCTAATAATTACAGAGCTTCAGATTACTGGTTGTATAGTACAGATCGTATTGATTTGGCTAAAGTACAACTCAGTTACGATTTGCCTTCAAGTATACTTGGGGATGGACTTTTCAAAAACTTCAACATTTATATAAGCGGTGCTAATCTGTTAACCATATCTTCAGAACCCGAATTAATGGAATTGAACATAGGTGATGCACCACGAACCCGATTTTATAACCTGGGAGTAAAAGCTCTGTTTTAA
- a CDS encoding endo-1,4-beta-xylanase yields MKNLFYFFAILLFFWNCKPNRTQSDTAMSDTATFETEKPRKLKDALNGKFLMGTALNVRQIEGFNPAEMEIVKTHFNSIVAENCMKSGRLVPQKDHYNFDTADNFVKFGEDNNMVIHGHTLVWHSQTPRWFFKDKAGNEIDKEELSRRIKDHINTVVNRYKGRIKTWDVVNEAVLDDGSLRKSKFYNLLGEDFIKIAFETAHKADPDAELYYNDYSTSIPKKREGIVRMIKKLQAQGVPIHGVGMQGHVGLDYPELEEFEKTIEAFSALGLKVAVTEFDITVLPSPWENQGAEISANFEYKEQMNPYPDKLPDSVNTAFNARCLDFFKLFLKHQDKLEKITMWGVNDDNSWRNNWPVGGRTDYPLLFDRKNRPKPIVNHLVDLATQ; encoded by the coding sequence ATGAAAAACCTATTTTACTTTTTTGCTATCCTATTGTTTTTTTGGAACTGCAAGCCAAATCGGACGCAATCTGATACCGCAATGTCTGATACCGCAACATTTGAAACTGAAAAACCTCGAAAGCTTAAAGATGCTTTAAATGGCAAATTTTTAATGGGTACTGCTCTTAATGTACGCCAAATAGAAGGTTTTAATCCAGCCGAAATGGAGATTGTGAAAACGCATTTTAATTCCATTGTTGCAGAAAACTGCATGAAAAGTGGGCGTCTTGTGCCTCAAAAAGATCATTATAATTTTGATACTGCAGATAATTTTGTAAAGTTTGGAGAAGATAATAATATGGTGATTCATGGGCATACCCTGGTATGGCATTCTCAAACCCCACGCTGGTTCTTTAAAGATAAAGCAGGTAATGAAATCGATAAGGAAGAACTTAGCAGGCGTATCAAAGATCATATCAACACGGTGGTAAACCGTTATAAAGGGCGCATAAAAACCTGGGATGTAGTCAACGAAGCAGTCCTGGATGATGGCTCTTTACGTAAAAGCAAGTTCTACAATTTACTGGGCGAAGATTTTATAAAAATAGCCTTTGAAACAGCTCATAAGGCAGATCCGGATGCTGAACTTTATTATAACGATTATTCAACTTCTATTCCTAAAAAACGAGAAGGCATCGTACGGATGATTAAAAAGCTACAGGCACAGGGTGTACCTATTCATGGTGTAGGAATGCAGGGGCATGTAGGCTTGGACTATCCAGAACTGGAAGAATTTGAAAAGACGATTGAAGCTTTTTCGGCTCTTGGATTAAAAGTAGCGGTAACCGAATTTGATATTACGGTGCTGCCTTCACCCTGGGAAAATCAGGGGGCAGAAATTTCAGCAAATTTTGAATATAAGGAACAAATGAATCCCTATCCTGATAAACTTCCCGATTCGGTAAATACTGCTTTTAACGCGAGATGCCTCGATTTTTTTAAACTTTTTTTAAAGCACCAGGATAAATTGGAGAAGATCACGATGTGGGGCGTTAATGATGATAATTCCTGGAGAAACAACTGGCCTGTAGGCGGACGTACCGACTATCCGTTATTATTTGATCGTAAAAACAGGCCTAAACCAATAGTTAATCATCTTGTAGATTTAGCTACACAATAA
- a CDS encoding RagB/SusD family nutrient uptake outer membrane protein, with protein MNNKLIVLLIAVLSLTSCDDLFEPAIENNRDLEDAYGEATYAEGLLLNGYLRIPTLNWSFNDVATDDAVSNDIDNNYRRAATGQWASNFNPFTQWQSSRSAIQYLNIFLSEADNVEWSTDENINELYNRRLKGEAYGLRGLHMYYLLQAHGGFADGELLGVPIILEPEDPQSEFNVPRATFANCMEQLLNDLEKADEMLALDFEDIDDPSLLPSGITNTNDFNRVFGERGRQRLSGRIVKVIKAQAALLAASPAYSEASGNTWLQAANFAGEVLALNGGLAGLAPNGHTWYTNTAQIADLGGGVNPPEILWRGDVANSNNLEQDHFPPTLNGNGRLNPTQNLVDAFPAANGYPISNAASSYNPDDPYANRDPRLQTYVLVNGATAGVNSSTIVTAVDGTTNDAINREATSTRTGYYLKKLLRQDVNLSTTTTTEQLHYKPRIRYTELYLIYAEAANEAWGPTSSGSYGFSAYDVIAAIRERAGITQPDAYLESIRNDKSAMRELIRNERRLELCFEGFRFWDLRRWGLDLNEPARGMAIENSDPEVITVEQRNYQDYMQYGPVPYNELLKFEALKQNRGW; from the coding sequence ATGAATAATAAATTAATAGTTCTTTTAATAGCAGTCTTGTCGCTTACAAGTTGCGACGACCTTTTTGAGCCCGCAATAGAAAATAACCGCGACCTGGAAGATGCTTACGGAGAAGCCACTTACGCAGAAGGACTGCTGCTTAACGGCTACTTAAGAATACCCACTCTTAACTGGAGCTTCAATGATGTGGCTACAGACGATGCAGTGAGTAATGATATTGACAATAATTACCGAAGAGCAGCCACTGGGCAGTGGGCGTCAAACTTCAATCCTTTTACGCAATGGCAAAGTTCGAGATCAGCGATTCAGTATCTTAACATTTTTCTCTCTGAAGCCGATAATGTAGAATGGTCTACAGATGAGAATATAAATGAACTCTACAACAGACGTTTAAAAGGGGAGGCTTATGGCCTTCGAGGGCTGCACATGTATTACCTGTTGCAAGCACATGGTGGTTTTGCAGATGGCGAATTATTGGGAGTACCTATTATTCTTGAACCAGAAGATCCACAATCAGAATTCAATGTTCCGCGGGCGACTTTTGCCAATTGTATGGAACAATTACTTAATGATCTTGAAAAAGCCGATGAGATGTTGGCGCTGGATTTTGAAGATATTGATGATCCTAGCTTGCTTCCAAGTGGTATCACGAATACCAATGATTTTAATCGCGTTTTTGGAGAGCGGGGGAGACAACGTTTAAGCGGTCGTATCGTTAAAGTAATTAAGGCACAAGCAGCACTTTTAGCCGCAAGTCCCGCTTATAGCGAGGCAAGTGGGAATACCTGGCTTCAAGCTGCAAATTTTGCAGGAGAGGTATTGGCGTTAAATGGTGGTTTAGCAGGTTTGGCACCAAATGGACATACCTGGTATACGAATACTGCACAAATTGCAGATTTAGGAGGAGGTGTTAACCCTCCTGAAATTTTATGGAGAGGTGATGTTGCTAACAGTAACAATCTGGAACAGGATCACTTTCCACCCACCCTTAATGGAAACGGAAGGCTAAATCCTACACAAAATTTGGTGGATGCTTTTCCTGCGGCTAATGGATATCCTATTTCAAATGCGGCCAGTAGTTATAATCCAGATGATCCGTACGCTAATCGAGACCCGCGATTACAAACGTATGTTTTGGTAAATGGCGCTACAGCAGGGGTAAATAGCAGCACGATCGTCACCGCTGTAGACGGTACCACCAATGATGCCATTAACAGGGAAGCGACTTCTACCCGTACTGGATATTATTTAAAAAAATTATTGCGTCAGGATGTTAATTTGAGTACCACCACCACTACAGAACAATTGCATTACAAACCGCGTATACGTTATACTGAACTTTATTTAATTTATGCTGAAGCAGCAAATGAAGCCTGGGGACCTACCAGTAGCGGTTCTTATGGGTTTTCTGCCTATGATGTGATTGCTGCTATACGGGAGCGTGCAGGTATTACTCAGCCAGATGCTTATTTAGAGTCTATACGCAATGATAAAAGCGCAATGCGCGAACTTATACGCAATGAGCGTCGTCTAGAGTTGTGTTTTGAAGGCTTCCGTTTTTGGGATTTGCGTCGCTGGGGGCTTGATCTTAACGAGCCCGCCAGAGGGATGGCTATAGAAAATAGTGATCCAGAGGTGATCACTGTAGAACAACGTAATTATCAGGATTATATGCAATATGGTCCGGTGCCCTATAACGAACTTTTAAAATTTGAAGCTCTTAAACAAAACAGAGGTTGGTAA
- a CDS encoding endo-1,4-beta-xylanase, with amino-acid sequence MMIRKSTAKGFLWILISLGVLGCADMDPVEFDVEKPLSIKKQEELNSLEELKTYTSDDSRFKLGAGVSMSAYNAQGAMFSLTNENFQEVTAGYGMKHGAIVNDDGSLNLTSVNEFVENTTEQGVTIYGHTLMWHANQNASYLKSAIAPKEIPLPDGPGWMVLLDQSFETDDATGYQTNGPNAPIAFTAEGEGYNGVGRALKIVNAEVRANDWESQLFVTFPKVTEVGQKYRLEMDVRTEIAASFPTQAHTAPGGYKYWNFFGSISSTPEWKHINVETTIDANTSGCNTIAFNLGSNATTYYFDNIVVSWYNSKGVTYEERTPEEKKDTLSAHLEKWIEGIMTASKSNTHAWDVVNEPMDDANPYELKTGVGKTDLAEDEFYWQDYLGKDYAVTAFKLAEMYSNPDDLLFINDYNLEYNLDKCKGIIEYVNYIEEQGARVDGIGTQMHINIDSDKAKITEMFQLLAATGKMIKVSELDIGVGVKTTEANEELYVAQEEMYKFVMDQYFSLVPKAQQYGITIWSPTDSPASSSWRAGEPIGLWTEGFTRKPAYRGVVEGLGGIDIN; translated from the coding sequence ATGATGATTAGAAAAAGTACTGCAAAGGGATTTTTATGGATTTTGATATCGCTGGGAGTTTTAGGATGTGCAGATATGGATCCCGTGGAATTTGATGTTGAAAAACCTTTGAGCATCAAAAAACAAGAAGAATTAAATAGTTTAGAAGAACTAAAAACTTATACATCCGATGATTCTCGCTTTAAACTGGGAGCAGGAGTTAGTATGAGTGCATATAATGCACAGGGGGCGATGTTTTCCCTAACGAATGAGAATTTTCAAGAAGTTACAGCAGGTTATGGTATGAAGCACGGTGCCATTGTAAACGATGATGGGTCCCTTAACTTAACCTCAGTTAATGAATTTGTTGAAAATACCACAGAGCAAGGCGTTACTATTTATGGGCATACCCTAATGTGGCATGCCAATCAAAATGCTTCTTATTTAAAGAGTGCAATAGCGCCTAAAGAAATACCGCTTCCGGATGGGCCGGGCTGGATGGTTTTATTGGATCAATCTTTTGAGACCGATGATGCTACGGGGTATCAAACGAATGGTCCTAACGCGCCAATAGCATTTACCGCTGAAGGAGAGGGATATAATGGGGTTGGACGCGCTTTAAAAATTGTGAATGCAGAGGTAAGGGCTAATGATTGGGAGTCTCAGTTATTTGTGACTTTTCCTAAAGTTACAGAAGTAGGTCAAAAATATCGTTTGGAGATGGATGTACGTACAGAGATAGCTGCTTCTTTTCCAACCCAGGCACATACTGCACCGGGGGGGTATAAATACTGGAACTTCTTTGGTAGTATAAGCTCCACTCCAGAATGGAAGCACATCAATGTGGAAACTACTATTGATGCGAATACTTCTGGCTGTAATACTATCGCATTTAATCTTGGATCTAACGCCACGACCTATTATTTTGATAATATAGTGGTAAGCTGGTATAACTCGAAAGGAGTGACATATGAAGAACGAACGCCTGAAGAAAAAAAAGATACACTTAGCGCTCATCTAGAGAAATGGATCGAAGGTATAATGACTGCTTCAAAATCGAATACTCATGCCTGGGATGTGGTTAATGAGCCCATGGATGATGCTAATCCTTACGAACTTAAAACGGGGGTAGGCAAAACCGATTTGGCTGAAGATGAATTTTACTGGCAGGATTACTTAGGTAAGGACTATGCAGTTACTGCTTTTAAATTGGCAGAAATGTACAGCAATCCTGATGATTTACTTTTTATAAACGATTACAATCTGGAGTATAACCTGGATAAGTGCAAAGGCATTATCGAATATGTAAACTATATAGAAGAGCAGGGAGCTCGTGTGGATGGAATAGGAACCCAGATGCATATTAATATAGATTCTGATAAAGCAAAGATTACCGAAATGTTTCAGCTGCTTGCTGCTACCGGTAAAATGATTAAAGTTTCTGAACTTGATATTGGCGTAGGTGTGAAAACCACTGAGGCAAATGAAGAACTATATGTAGCTCAAGAAGAAATGTACAAGTTTGTAATGGATCAGTATTTCAGCCTGGTTCCTAAAGCTCAACAGTACGGGATAACCATCTGGAGTCCTACCGATAGTCCGGCTTCATCATCCTGGAGAGCAGGAGAGCCCATAGGTTTATGGACAGAAGGATTTACCCGTAAACCTGCCTATCGCGGAGTGGTAGAAGGATTGGGGGGAATAGATATAAATTAA
- a CDS encoding DUF5627 domain-containing protein, which produces MKNNILIFLFLSVVLFSSCENGDWDFPDYEYQVVYFAYQYPVRTITLGEDIFDTTLDNEGKCMIMATMGGLYENKQNVTIDVEVDNSLVDGLVFEGAGNEVLALPSSHYTLASDNIVIPNGELSGGVEVQLTDAFFDDPKSLENNYVIPLRMLNATVVDSILSGEPQVATPRRGVETDWAVLPKDFIFYAVKYINPWEGFYLRRGEDVITGKNGNTVLDRTEVRREDCVVDDEVVMLDTQSRWQVNLPLSIQDIEGNDLNIVLLLNFDQEGNVNISSSNPSQYTVTGSGSFIKDGEENSWGSEDRDALYLSYEIETDELNITTKDTLVMRNRGVAMETFKPVLE; this is translated from the coding sequence ATGAAAAATAATATTCTTATATTTCTATTCCTTAGCGTAGTCCTTTTCAGTTCTTGTGAAAATGGAGACTGGGATTTTCCCGACTACGAATATCAGGTGGTCTATTTTGCGTATCAATACCCGGTACGTACCATTACACTTGGAGAAGATATTTTTGATACTACCTTAGATAATGAAGGTAAATGCATGATTATGGCCACTATGGGTGGGCTTTATGAAAACAAGCAAAATGTAACTATAGATGTTGAGGTAGACAATTCTCTGGTTGATGGGCTTGTTTTTGAAGGTGCAGGAAATGAAGTTCTTGCGCTTCCATCATCACATTATACGCTGGCGTCTGATAATATCGTGATTCCAAACGGAGAGCTTTCCGGTGGGGTAGAGGTGCAGCTTACCGATGCTTTTTTTGATGATCCTAAATCTTTAGAAAACAATTATGTAATTCCGTTACGTATGTTAAATGCAACGGTGGTAGACTCTATTTTATCTGGAGAGCCACAAGTGGCTACACCAAGACGCGGTGTGGAAACCGACTGGGCAGTGCTACCCAAAGATTTTATTTTTTATGCAGTGAAGTATATCAATCCATGGGAAGGTTTCTACCTGCGTCGTGGCGAGGATGTAATCACTGGAAAAAATGGAAATACAGTATTGGATCGTACCGAAGTAAGACGTGAAGATTGCGTGGTGGATGATGAGGTGGTTATGCTGGATACTCAATCCAGATGGCAGGTGAATTTACCTTTATCGATTCAGGATATTGAAGGAAATGATCTGAACATCGTTTTATTACTCAATTTTGATCAGGAAGGAAATGTAAATATTAGTTCTTCCAATCCTTCCCAATACACCGTGACCGGTAGTGGCAGCTTTATAAAAGACGGTGAGGAAAATAGTTGGGGGTCAGAAGATAGAGATGCACTCTATCTTTCCTATGAAATAGAAACGGATGAGCTGAACATTACTACTAAGGATACTTTAGTGATGCGTAATCGAGGGGTGGCGATGGAGACCTTTAAACCCGTTTTAGAATAG